The following is a genomic window from Benincasa hispida cultivar B227 chromosome 7, ASM972705v1, whole genome shotgun sequence.
GGGATTTCTGGCTCATAAAGGTTTTTTCTTTTCACCATTTGATTGTGAATATTAGCCAACCATACAGTAGCTTATGtctaattctttcttttttacttaGCCTGAATGTGAGGTTATATGATATCTACAATAGAACAGGCACGATGCATCCGATAGATGAGTGAAGGAAACATCAATGTGGAAGCTCCTTGTCCAACTTTCAAGTGTTTGTACTATATACTCActtgcaatttttctttttctcctctttgTTCATTGCAATTagcttattttcattttctaataatttcccatggtaattatttaaaaaaaaaattgttaataaGAAGTGAAAATGTTCATATTGCGTCGATGATAGTTTTTGTTTTGATGATGAGGATGTTGGCTTCAACCATTTGATATAGGGTGGCAGTGAAAAATTCTTGGATGATTTGTTGCTACTTTCAGACACTAGTCAGCATTTGGAAGAATAATATCATAAgcttttttaaaactatttgtaTGCCAATCTCGTGTGATTATTCACATATCACAGGAACGTTAGTTTTAGCTTACTGCTGCCTTTTGTCTTTTGCAGTCCAAGGTTTTCTTTTCAGAAAATCTATTATTACTTATTGGCTACGTCATGCAGTGATGATCAAGCTATTTCTTGTCGGATTAATCTAGACATGCTCGGATAATGCTAGGTTTTTTCATCTTACATGCTAAGGCATGAGGCTCTTTTGTTGTATTTGAGAGGCCATGGTCGTATCATATTTTGGCCTGTATCTTTGTTCCTATTTAACTGCttgtaaaatttgtttatatttgttCGTAAACCAATGTAAAGCTTGATGTACGGCCCTTTGCTTGAGGTTTAGTGTTAAAAGTTGAAGTTGCTGCCTTTGACGGCCAACTGGGTAATGCTGGCAACTCAATATTCCAATTCTAATATCTCCCTTAACAAGAATTTTCTTCACGACTTGATTTGCATTCTAAATTATGCTTTTTCATATTGTTGCTGAAACTGGAAGGATATGATGTTTGGAGGTTCTTATTGTGGATTTATCCATTTTATATCAGTTTTGACTTATCCTATATGGaccttttctttctattttacCGCATAGGTTTCTACACTTGCAGATTTTTTTCATCATCGAGGTTATTGATGGTGTTTGACTTGTATAAACTGTGGTAACAGATTCGGGTGCAATCTAATGTGGTTTAAACTACAAGGATACAAAATTAGGTTTAGTTTCCCTAATAATTTCCGGTGTGGTACCGAAACATGTCGTAGCTTGTTGGCTTAGTGGGGCAGCTGAGTTAGGCAGACTCAATGCATTCCACAGGTCGCAGGTTCGATCTGTTTTTGTATGGAAAGCAAGGTAATCGCAGCCCGCAGGTGTGGTCTTCAAATCCCCATGTTAAAACACTGACTCTGTGTCAAATAACTGGCTAAGACTTAGCCGAGGTAATATCATGATTCCTGACACATACAGATTATAGTAGTAGGCTTCAAACTATCTGAGTCCCTTCCCTCCCTCCCCAACCCAAAAAATAAGGTCTGCATCAGTATAGTAATGAATAGCATCATACCTGACTATAGGCAATTTTGAGTGCAGAGTGAAACTCGAGTAGCGTCACAGCTGCATCTGCTATCCTGAATAGATCCATTCATCATGGAGCTGCTATTCTATCATGAACTTGAGTAGAATTGAAGTTGTAGATATCGTTAGTGATACTAGAGCTATGGAATCATTTGTCTAAATGGTGATACTGGATTGGAGTGTAACCGCCAGTGAAACACAGGTAATGGAAGAGAGAAGCTACTTTTacctatttaaatttgtttctttttatatatctgtgatttgagtttttttttttttttttttttttttcaggtcaTGAATCTCATGCTTGCTTTAGGTTAAGCTCGCCATTGAAGTCAGTTTGATCACATATTTTGAGAAAATAAAGAGCAAGTTTGCAGTCGTTTCCTTCAAAAGAAGTGGTTTTACTGTGTTGTTTCAAAATTTGTAGTGAAAGTTTGAGTACTATTCAGTATTTCCAATTTCCATGCAAACTTTTCCTTATAAATAGAGATGGATCAATTTGGGGTTCTTTTTTCTCAGCATTCTAAACTTTAGTATTTTCTTCAATGTTGTATAGTTCAAAGCTGAGAAGTATTTTGAATACTAGAGGGACGTTTGGGACaagaagttggttattatagttctaGGTTATTATAATTAGGTTATGAAAGTTTGTgtttggagaataaattattttagtttgggttataatagtatgtgttttgaggtataaattattttagttgagaatgaaACAGTAAACACAGTAGTAATGAATAAAAAAACGAtgaaagtaaaataataaaaattgtagcaaataataaatatcatagcAAATGAGGGTTTTTGAAATAGTGATGGTTGTAGCTAATTgggaaatacaaaataatatttactatagCAAGAaatggttattatagttttatATAGCCTTTGTCTCAAACACATCTTAGGAGTTATGAAAATTGTTACTACTGAAATATTATTCTTTCTCAGTTTTCTTAGCGTGGGATTCCAGAATGATGTACCATATTGAAATGTTATTCTTTTTCAAACTTgcttcttttgatttttgtttttatagaaAGGCAAAGTTTACATTGTAGAATTTGTATTAATAGTAATGATGGAAATAGATTTTTATGTACGTATAAAGCATTTGAAAGTactcaaattaaattaaggtAAGATTCATACACAAATTTggttcaaattcaaactttcatAAGGTagaattctctctctctctctctctctctcttcaagAGAATTCCATTTCCACCCTATCCATAATTAGCATAACTTCGGTATTATTTTCAAAACCCAACAGAAACCAAGATTAGAAAACCTATTATAAATTCTGCAATAAGTAATCAAACCTAGTTGTGTGAATTGATTGTGATTAATCTAATGCGTAACTAATAACtacctttttattttgttaaatttgaCGGTAGTTGTTCTGTCTTTTCAATACAAAATATTATTTGAcgtaaaagggaaaaaaaaacattatattaTTGTACCCATAAGATGAATATGGGTACAATCCAATCCATCTAATCAGCTCCTTGTAATTACCTATTTTTTTGTCCGCAATATGTCCcctcttttttgtttttctattttattaaatttgtttcattttcgtAGAATTTGTCTGGATAGGGGTGAGGCAGTAAGCAACTCAACAGCCACATCCGCCGCAGCAATACATTAATTATTGTGTTTATTTTCCCAACAAAGTCGTTTATTTATGACAATTATTGAACCAATGTTCAAGTTTTACTCAACTTTGATAGTGTCATTATTTGTACCATGCTTCCATTTGCTTCAATTTATTGTCCTTTTACTCTCTCTAGCAGCAATCTTTTAACGTTTTGGCAACTCAGCCACCCAAATCCTCAACTTGGCCTCCAGTTGCTTCATTCATCACTGGGATTGCCTGGTTTTAAATATTACACACTGTTTAGCCACTGGTAATCTGTTCACTTATTCTATAATGAGTTTGAACTTTGAATTAACTTTCtcttcttcaattacaaaaacTTAGATGCTTGCTTCtcaagaaaatggaaaaaggtTTCAGAGTTTTGAATACGACATCTTAGAGATTCTTGCCTTTGGATGATTCACTTTTCGTAGTAGAGCATTAACAGAGTATGACTGTTCATGTGATGCACTTGTAACTCACTCACTCTTCATCATTCATATCAAGGGCACAAGCCGATCCAATTCTTGAGACTTGGTACAACTTTAATTAATAGGCACGGAGAGAAATCGAGCAGGAAATGAAGAATATGAGTATTGAGAGTTGTAAAAGAAAAACAGTGATTTAACATTACATTTCTTGGAAGTTTATGAACTGAGATGTTTTCAACAGATAAGATTACTACATTTGTCTGTTAATTTATTAGCTAAACAAGTTGTTCACTACAAGGGAATTGCTTGTGTAATTCAGATTCTAAAGCAGCCTGATTCAGGTCAAACCATACTTGCCTAAATACTTTGATGATGAGATCATGGTATTGATCGGAATTCAACGTGAGATAACAAGCCAACAGTTCTTCAAGCTCTTCTGCTTTACTGATTCTTCTCTCCATGATCATCTCAACCATTGAGTCTCTGAAGTCCTGCTGTGGGTCAAATGAAGATTTCACAACTGCAAAGCTCTCCAAGTCTGTCTCGTCGTCCACCATGCTCTCTATtaccttcttcttcatctttaacTTAGCTTTCTTCATATCCTCCAATGCTTTGATCTTGCAGATCTCAATTTTATTGGCTGTTCTAGGAGAGTAAACTCTGATTTTTCTTCTGCCTTTTGGATTCTTCTCATTTGAATCCTTCCTTACGTAGAGTGGCTGTCTTTGCTTTTCATATCTTAACTtcaattcttcaatcttcaattcCTTCATCTTTTCCCAGTCTGAATCAATTTCAATCCCCACGCTATTATGTTCATCACTTTCCTCTGCCTTCATAGAAGAAAATACACAGTTTTCTTCTATAGTTCCTAAATTGGAACTTTTAGACGTGGTGGAAGGGACATACCTATGcttccttgaacttgtcaattTGGTTTTCTCTCTCCCATTCTTCCTAACTCCAGACTCTTCTTCAACCCCCAAGATTTTCTTCCCTACTGATCTTCTTGCTTTCTCCTTTGCTTTATCTGTCTCCCTCTCTGGTTTAAATCCCTTCTTCTCCATAACTTTTTTACCCAAATTCTTGAAGTTCCCATTTTCTCTGTATTTGCTCCTTGGAGTTGTTGATTCAATTTCACTCTCTCTCCTCAAAAGCTTCACTTGGGTTGGAGCTTCTctcctccttctccttctcctcgTCATCCTCGAAACCATGTCTTCCAAATTCTGAATCTCTTCCTTTCCCTCGAATTCTGAACATTTTTTTCTGCAGCTTCTACAACTTGTACGTGGAAGATCATGCTCATCCTCTGAGTTGTACCACACTGACCTCAAAATTCCACCACTCTTCTTCACATCAATATCATCTTCTCCAAAAGATAGCTTCCAAAATTCACCATCATCTCCGCTACATAATCGATTGTGATTCCGATTTGCTTGACCAAGGGAGGGAATCACATTTGCATAATCCGGCGATTGAATGCGAGGAGAATTCCCCTTCTCAGTTCCCTTTACTTTTCTGGGTCTGGCTTCTTGGTTACTTTTTTTTTGCTTGAGCTTTGAGAGCCAAGAAGCAGGCAAGATATTAGACATGAAAGAAGGcctagaggaagaagaagaagaagtggaagaagaagaagaaggattgtGCGGTTTCCTCCTACCCCATTTCATAGTTTCAGCAAAAGGAAGATGGGTTTTAGTTGAAttgaaacaaaaaggaaaaaaagaagtttCTTACGTTAGAAAAGTTTATGGGGTATGGAACATGAAAGAAGAAAGTGAATCAGAGAAGATGGTGGTAGAGAGCAGTAGCAGTTATTGAGACAGTTAAGCTGTTAAGTAGGAACGTGGGTTTCATATTGGTCTTTCTGctgtttttttcaaaagaaagacCCGCCATTAATCCTGTGACCACTTGCCCACTTTTTTATCACTTTTGTGGATGGTTTGCAATCTCTCATAaggaattaaaaagaaaaatagaacaaacatgaggctaaaaaaaataataataaaggaaaaggaaaaagaaaagaaacccatttctttaatctttcatctCGCCTATAGAGCACATAGGCTCTAATTCACAGAGCGAACAAGAATTTGGGAGTTGGCTGTGTGTCATAATCACAAACACCTGTTGGGCAAACAGAGATGGGAAAAAATGGGGGTTTTTTCCTGCATTTAACGTCATATATCAAACATGGAGAGAACCTTAGTTCTAGTTTTGGATTGAACTGTTTTTGGGAATTCCTTGTGAAGCTTTAGTGTTGGAATGTTATTGGGTTTCTTGCCTTTATGCTTTATTGCTTTTTCCTTCACTTCTAGATTTTCCGACTTTTGCCTTTAGTCAAAAGTCGAATACAAGTGGTCCAGCAAGCTCACTGGTTTGAGCCAAAGAGCTGTACATTTTTCCCCATGGAGATTATGAACCTTTTTTGGGCCTAAAATGAAAATTGCTTCATTGAACTGTGAGGTTTCTCCTATCAAACATTAAAGTTGTTGATTGTGTATAGAAAGCAAAGAATGTTATGTAGAGCTTTTATGAGTAGTTGGTGAAGGTTAGTTTTCTAGTACTGTAAATTTACAATTCATAACTCTATGTTTCAgtatgaagatgatgaagacaTCCTTTTAGTTGGTGGAGGTGTGTGTTGACTTGACTATATAAGTTGTTGAAATAGTCCAACGACCAGGCTACATAGACTAGACGGTGAGACAATTGGACCATCGTCTTTTAAGCTTCACCAAATGCTGTAAGCTTCTCTTCTTGCAGATTATGTTAAGAAATAGCTTCAGAGATGGAAGGTTTAATATTCCTTatcatgattttcatctttatttaaaaatcaaaagaaatcaGACTGGTAAAATTTccttttgttcttgttttcaaaCGTTAAACATTGTATTACCATTCTGAaacagaaaatttgaaaaaataaataaataaaaataaaaaataacttctAGTTCATTGTTTTTTCCCAACTTAGCGGGAGCTTGAAGTCgtaatgttttatgttttaaaccCTTCAACTTGGGAGAAATTTAATGGTCAGTGATTGTATATAGCAGCTGAGAAATTATGTTTATATAACCACAAGCAGTTCTGCACGTGGGAATAAAATTGTTTAGACCCTATTTAGTAACTATTTAGGTctatttagtaaccatttgattttttatttttgaaaattaagcttgtttcatccacatttcttacaatgatttacatctttcttaaatataatgattgaattcttaaccaaatgcTCTAAacacaaaaactactttttttagttctcaaaatttggcttgattttttaaaccattggtgaaaaatagatcaaagaagaaatttgaaggtaaaaGTAGTGTggataaacttaattttcaaaaacaaaaatgattaccaaatgagatttttttaaaaaataaacctaTAAACATTACctccaccttcaaatttcttcctttattgtCCACTTTTtaccaaatatttaaaaaatcaagtcaaattttgaaaactaaaaaaaccaacttttaaaaattttttgcctttgaaatttggctaagaattcaacaattgtacttacaaaaagatgcaaatcattataagaaattgaaagaaaataaactaaatttttaaaaaccaaaaacaaaaaacgaaatgattacacCAATGTAtcaggaaaggaaaaaaagtaatATGTGTAGTAGTAAGTAAAACCTACTTGAAAATGCCCTGGAAGAAGAGACTAATTTCCCCATATTTTCCTGAATCATCGTATTCATAAATTCCTAGAgaggaagaaaaatatatatcttcACCGTTCAAATGTCAGGAGAAAAATATACACCCGAATCATCATATTCTATTGTGAAAAATGTAAACTGGAGCACCTTTCCAGTTCCTTAGTTAACATAAGGAGGGAAGCTGCCGCCAATCCGGAGCGCTATGGTGTGAAAATGAAGCTAGCTTCTTCATCAACCTAAGATATAATTTGTATTGACTTCTACAATTCCAGATTCAAGCTCATTCCGGAGCCTGATATAATGAGAGAAGTGTCGGTTTGAAGTGAAGGGATGCACTCCCTAACAAGTGTTCAAGTGGATGAAGAAATCAGAAACGGAACTCCTTAAACATTTGAATACAGATATCAGACACAATTCCAATGAATTGTGATGTCATTCTGTTAAATGCTTTCAAGATACTAATCGCTATGTAAGTGAAGTTAGAATTACATTGTAGATCCCAAAAGAACTAATCTTACAAGGCGGAAATTGAATTGGAACGGGCAAAGGTCTAGAACATGAGGACTGCATTCTATAATCCTCTCCTCTTTTTACgatgaaaaattaattgatttcataaaattGAATTCACAGATAAAAATGAGCCTAGTAATCACCATGGGgcaaaaaagagagaagaaaaactaAATACAACTAAAAGAGAAAACGAAGTTAATCAATCTCCTAAATCATTCTCCCTCTTCTTCCTTTCTGGCTGGAATTATTACCTTGCTAACTACGCAGAAAGACATTTACCACAGGAAACAAGTTTCAGCAATGACTGTGGCCTTCGAGTTCTAACTTTCAACCGTGATAGCTGCATAGATAATCATCAATAAGTGAAGGGAATGGAGAcattattttctattattaatactatataatataCGTACTGCAATTTGGAGACACAACCAAAACAACGGAATAACGGCCATGAAAGGCAAAAGGTCATGAAACTGTCTTAGCAATAAACAACAAATAGGTACAACGCCATTGAACAGATGATCACTCTTCAAAGAAAAAAGACGGACTCAATCTTCAAAAAATTAGCCATGGGATTTTAAGTGAAGTTAATTGACAGTAAAATTACCGTAAGTGGTACAACATGCTTCATTACCATCAAACTGTAACCTAGTTTAACCATATAATCACTAATCACTTAGGTAATGAATGaaatgcatccatccttgcaAAGTTAATATGGGTTTTTAATTATAGCaaaaatttgagtaattcatttttttttcaaagagtGTGATATCAAAACTGAAACAATCAAGTTATTAGTTATTTATATCTCCTTCTTACCCTACCTTTCTTCGAGTTACTCTAGATGCTTTCCAGCATAATAAGTTTCTTGATTGAGGTTCAAGTCTCCTGcagaaaatgtaaaaaaataataagatgaaaagaagtcAAGGAATTTGAAAGTCAATAAAATTAAGCGGGTGCATTTGGTCGTGAAACGCAAGGAAGCAAACCTTATCACGGCCAATAAATAAACTCAGCTTCATAAAAGTACAGAAACCAGAAGGGGGGAAAAAAAGGATTCTGTTTcaaataagcaattaatagtTCTCTGTTGTACAGAGCATTGGATTGTAAGAGCTTGTGTATTCTAGTGGCTAATATTTCTTCTCTGGATCTATTTTAAAAGTCCCTTATTTCAGGACTTCATAATTTCTGAGTTGGTTATTTACTAGGTTTCgtgcaatttctttttctacCTTCAATCAATTATGCTCTTAAATCTTAGCAAGAGGCCAGAAGAAAAAATAGTTTAGCTTTCGAAAATTGTGATCAAATGACTTGGGCCAGTAAGATATTAAGCTTGAAGAACAGGTTTTTTGTATGCCAAGATTAAAAGCAAGAGGCTGTTTGTCTGAAAGACTCTTATATGTtctgttttcaaatttgtttttgaaGATTGTGATCGAATGACTCTAAAAAATTGATGTGGTTGTATAACATTGAAATCTATGATTTCAGAAGGAAAAATACTTTGTAATCtttgttatattaaaaaaaaaaaaaaaccaactaaaAAGAAGTTATCCAACACATTTGAAAGAGTTTTTGTtctataaaatagaaaactattttgagttCCCAAGCAAGCTCCAACGTATAGGAGTTGTTCTTGGTCTACCAGAAACCTAATAACACAGAACaagaaaaattgaaatcttGAAGATAGCAATACGTACAAGTTTTCCTGCTCAAGTTTTTCAGCTATAGATACAGCTTTGCGTTTGGACCATCCACTTCGCTGTGAACATCCTTCTGCTTGCTGAATAACATGCGCCAGAGATACTTTGCTTCTCACAATACTTTGACTCCGACTTTGAGCTCCACCTTCTCTTCTTTCTGAAATTGATGACAAGGTCGAGTTCTTACGAGAGACTGATACTTCTCCTTGTGAACCTTCTAAATTCCTTTGATTAGATTCTCCTTGATTATGGGCTTCCCTTGGTGAAGCATCTATTTCAACAATTTCGCCTCTTCCAACTTCACCAGAACCATAGTGCTGTAGCTGAGCTTGAGGCATATGACCACTTATGTCTCTAATCTGTAACAGACCATTTTTAGATGCAGGTAAAGTAATTGATGAATGGTTCCCCACTGTAGTATCCCTTTTTGATTCACATCTAATTTCAATTATCAATGAGGACCCAAGAGCAGACTCAAATGCTTGTAAGATTTGCTCTCTCAACTTCTCTGcttttgattttgcattctgTGAATTGAATATCAAGCGCACAGTTGGTGCTGCCAAAAGATATGATACAATTATCAAAAGTCAAAACTCTTTGCTTCAGATGTTAGATTAACATACATAATTTTACGTGCTTCTAAATATTGACGGACAAATAGACttacaaaatgtatttttttcaaaataagtaaAGTGAAATATGAAGGAATGAAACTGCAAACTGCAAACATGATGCAACAACAAAATGTACCTGCACCAAAACTCACTGATGCAAGCG
Proteins encoded in this region:
- the LOC120081341 gene encoding transcription repressor OFP5 translates to MKWGRRKPHNPSSSSSTSSSSSSRPSFMSNILPASWLSKLKQKKSNQEARPRKVKGTEKGNSPRIQSPDYANVIPSLGQANRNHNRLCSGDDGEFWKLSFGEDDIDVKKSGGILRSVWYNSEDEHDLPRTSCRSCRKKCSEFEGKEEIQNLEDMVSRMTRRRRRRREAPTQVKLLRRESEIESTTPRSKYRENGNFKNLGKKVMEKKGFKPERETDKAKEKARRSVGKKILGVEEESGVRKNGREKTKLTSSRKHRYVPSTTSKSSNLGTIEENCVFSSMKAEESDEHNSVGIEIDSDWEKMKELKIEELKLRYEKQRQPLYVRKDSNEKNPKGRRKIRVYSPRTANKIEICKIKALEDMKKAKLKMKKKVIESMVDDETDLESFAVVKSSFDPQQDFRDSMVEMIMERRISKAEELEELLACYLTLNSDQYHDLIIKVFRQVWFDLNQAALESELHKQFPCSEQLV